GTTACAGTGATCAATCTTTTATTGTAGAGGGAAACTCACTCGAGCAAGATGAAAAAAAAAGAAGTTGCAAACTAAACACATTACGATTTGTAGAGACTCAGTAGAGCTCGCGGTTCGACGTGCTAGAGTCGCTGGCTTGAACTGTGGCTGACGTAGTAGGCAACCAAGCCTCACGCATAGGTTCACCTACTGGGTAAGTAACGAGCTCACGGATGTTCATCGGTTGGATCACATTTGGATCGGCTCCAAACATAAGATGACCAAAACTTTCTTGTGCCTTCTCGGTATTGTGACGCCCATCGAAGAATAAGTAAGATCGTTGGTACGAGCATAGCTTGGAGTGCACGTTAGGTAAACCGCAACCGTAAGCAGTGTGTGTCCCAATACCGCAGCACGATACATTCGTCCGTAAAAATCCTATAGCAATATAACATATTTTAATGGTTTCGTATAGCATTCACTTGGTCCGTGAGCTTAAATCTTAAATGTATATATATATATATATATATAATAGTTGTAATTAACCAACTCACTGTAGCCTAAGCTCCTCTGCGGCGTGATCCTACGAAGAATAACATTGTAGAAGTCGAAAACAGTGAACTGGAAATCAGGAGCATTTAGAGCCATTTCGTTCAACATTGGTCCGATTTTTTGGTTGTGCTGTAAAGCCAAATTGTTGAGAGGTTCGTAGCATTGTTCCATTCCGGTTCTGTAATCTTGTCTGACTATCGGTAAGCAACCCAATGGTGCTAGGGTTTGGATCATCAACTTTCTAGCTCCTGATGCATACAAGAAGCTGATTTCATTCTTTAACTGGTTGGTCACGGAAATGACGAAAGCTTGTTGAGCAGATGCATCAGCGTTAGGGTTGTTCTTGGTGAAATTAAAGTAATCATTAGCACCAATGTATATCATAAACAATGACTGCTTGATGAAGTCGTCATTCCAATTTGCTGCTTTCATTTCATTGAACTTCGCAATTTGTTGATACAGAGTCAACTAAAGAAGAAAAAAAAAATCTAGTTAATATTACGTATATTATGTTTTGACGAATATAAAACAAAAGGGAGTCCTACTCCCAGAGCGTCGCATGATCCCAAAATGTTAGTGGTTATTATTTCGTTTTCAAATGTATCAAGAAAAATATTGTTTACTAACTGTTTCAGACCTTATAAATCTCAGGGTCGCATTTTCCATAAAGAAAAGATTATTATTTTTACTTGAATATTAAGAAAATGTTGGTCACTTTATATACATGCATATAGAAAATAATAGACTTACAGATTGAACCGGAGCTCCGAGAAGAGTAGCATCAGCGACGGCGAAACTAGCTCCACGTGAGACATTGACGCCCGGTTTAAGCGCAGCAGGGATTGGGATAGGAATTTCCATGAATGTTGCTGCATATTCTATTTTTATTATTTTAGAGCACCTCACAAAAATAATAAAAATATCTACAGAAAAATAATAATAAAAAATTAAAAAGTAGAAAAGGTGAGATAAATTCTTGTAAGAATATCTCAAAACAGAATTTTCAAGATACTTTCTAAAACTTCTTTTACTATTATAAGTGATTGGTTTATTTTTTCCATGAAAATTAAAATTTAATTATTTATCAAAAGTGCATTAAAATAGAATTATCTTACTCCTTAATTAGATACTCATTCTTACATACTTACCATTAAAGTTTGCTTACCATTAGTTTATCATATATTTTTAATAATTTCTCGTTAATATCAAGTATACACAAACAACAAATATTTCATGGATGAAAGGAATGAGCGTCGACATGAAACACAGATCCTTCTCCAACGATAAGATTAGAGAAACATCTTGAAAAAAAAAATACGAAACAAGTTGAGCACAATTCCGTCCACTACAAAGGAGGTTTTGTCGTCTGGTTTGCATTGAGAGCAAACAATTAGGAAAGTGGTTTATTCTTTATTTCATTATTCTTTTTAGAATGTAACATTCTTCTCAAATAAGAAAGTACAACATATATATATATATATATATATATATATATATATATATATACAGACATGTAACACAGTTTTTTGTTTGAATATGGTTTCACATTCATTAATTATAAAAGATAAACAAATATTCCATGCATGGGTGGTAAAAATAATAATACTGGAGAATTTGCCATTAGGATCATCTCTAAATTTGCCATGGGTGGTAAAAAATAATAGCAGCTGAAAGCCTCAAAAAGTATGCACTTAACTTTTATTTAGTGGTAAAAAAAAAAATAGTTAACGTTAGGTTTAGGTCTAGGATTCTCTGGTTATAAAGATTTTAGACGTACCGACGAAGTCAGGAGCGATGAAACCGTCGGAGAATTTGCCATTAGGATCATCTCTGGATTTACCGTACGGCCAGAAACCTTGAGCAACGTTTACTTGCGTGAGAGTCTGTTTGTTTCCGGCGTCGAAGTTGGAGTCACCGAATGTGAACAAAGCCACCGCCGGGATACTTTGTCCGCAGACGGTGAGCGGGTTCTGGAACAGTGTCAATACCAAAAGTAACCCTAGAACACTCGCTAAAGTACACTTGCCTGCCATCGTATAGTATGTATTGCTTTTTGTGCTTCATTCCATAGACCGGGACATTGTATTTATATTGCAAGAATATTGTTTTTTAATAGTAACGTGTCTAGCCAGGCTCAGAACATGATTAGTGAGAAGTTCTTACAGGAATATAAGAAATCGTCTCTTAATTTTTAACTAAAAAAGATAAGAAGTGGCGCCGGTTATTAGCTTTTTCTGAGTTACATGAATATAAAAAACTATCTCTTAACTTTTAACTAAAAAAGCTAAGAACCGGCTCTTAAATAAGATATTTACGAGTCGGTTCTTAGTTGTTTTTTAGTTAAAAGTTAAGAAACGGTTTCTTATATTCTGATAAGAACTCCATCCTATTAACCCCCATTAATCATGCTCTTATATTTTTAATACAAGTATACAACTACGCATTGGTGAAAGTGAATCGAGTAAACTATCATTTACCAATTATAGTTCAGATAAATCAGATTCACATCCAACGAAATTTTTTTCTTTCTCAATGACGTTTTATAAATGGTTTGAAACCATTTTTTGGTTGCTAAAATGTAAATTTCATTATGAAAGTAGTGTCGGTTTGATTACAAGAAAACTTGATATCGCTTTATGCTTGAGAGTAGATTCGATTCAAAGGGCCGCAAGAAAGTAAAAAAAAAAAAAAAATCATGACAATAGAATATAAACTTGTCTTAGTAGACAAACCTAAAGTACAAACTAGAACGAAAAAACAACAATGTATACTCCAGGAGATATCAAGGTGGCTTAGTGGTTCTTTGAGATTTTCACAGAAAACTGCCGGAAGTCGCAGGTTCGATACTCTATCGGCACGGTGGTACTATACCTCTCTAAATAAAGTTTTCGGGGTTTCCTGGATATGAGACCTTTCAGAATGAGGTTAGTCACTATAAAAAGTTAACCTACAACAGTTTATTTTGACCAAAAAAAAACAATGTATACTCCAGGCCACAAAGCATTTCCATTTTTCTAGACTTCGTAGAATATTAAGAGAAAGGTAGATGGAGAGGCTCTGTAAAGGACATACCCAAGCTACTCCCAAGAGGCATAGAACAGAGAAGGGTGGCTATACCCGATCTGAAGATCCTTTAAAAGCACCATCCGGCAACACCAAACTCACCAACCACTTGGGGAAGAGACACCAAGACAACTCGAATTGAAACGACAGTAGAGATGCTCTAGTCAAGTGTAGGGGGCAATAAAATCCCCTCATCTGGCCACACGACACAGAGAAACTCTCAAAGGAGGAGCTACAACATCAATCGAGGTAAGATGCAGTTTCTCAGAGAAATTTATTGTAGAAGGGGAACAAAATCCTCAAAATAGGCTAATATCTGGTGAGTGAAGCCTCTGTGACTGGTGCTGAAGAGACAACGATCAACCAATCCTCGAGGCCCTTACTAGCCAACCACAGACGCATGAAACAAAGGCAACCAAACTTTCACCAATAACGAACCATGGTTGCTGAAATTTGAACATGAGAGGTCCTTGATGACTTGCCTCCATGTCACCTTCACACAGATGGTGTGAAGAATCTCTGCAAGACCATAAAAGCCGGACGACTGGAAAGAACAACAAGGGCAAGGATATAAGCATCGGAGAGAACCCAACTGACGAACCTTTGAGTCTCATATATGAGCTCTCTCAGACAAGGAAGCCAGAATCGAGGGTAACTTTGACGGATCAGACTCATATCACCACGCCGGATCTCCATGAGACCCTTGAACAATCAATATCCGGTTAGCATCACCATAGCAAAAATCTAGAGCGTCCAGTAAGGAGAAGAGATGAAGAAGACATATCATAGGTTGATATGGATAAGTTTAATCATAAGCAGTTGTAATACTTAAGGACAATCCAAACTTAAGAAGATTTTAATCATTAAGAATGCTCATACAACTTAAACTAAGCAATAGCAAGGTGGTTGATTTGAAACAAGTAAAAAATGACAATTCAAACAGAAAAACACTAAATGCAAATCAAGCTTTCAATCAAATAGAGAAACATGATCCATGGGGTTAGGCATTTGATTTCAAGTGATTAAGATCAAAGCTAAGGTGGCAAAATATCATTTTTTTTGTTCACAACATATCATTAACTCAAATTAAACTGGGTTTGTTACATAGTCATTTAAGGCCTGTTTTGCAAGCCCATCTTCAAACACCAGATTGTTTTGATGGACAAATCTAAAGGGAACATGATTGAACGATAACGAAAGGAGAGAGATGTCTGATAAGATTCCATGGAGATCCGAGAAGTTATGTCCCGAAACGATCCATGCTATTAATTGGAGCAAGTCAGATTCGAAGATCACATTCTCCAACTGTAGTATAGCAGCATGTTCCATAGCTGCGCGTATTGCTAGTCCCTCCGCCACAAGAGACGAGATCACAAATGCAATTGGTCTACTGTGAGAGGCAAATCTCTCATTATGTCTATCTGAGAAGCTCCACGCTAGTCCCGCGGCATTAAGCTCCTTCTTCCAAGCTGCATCCGATCGGCAGACTACCTCAGGTGTTCCCTGGATTTGTCGGGTAGTCTTAATCGGATTCGAAGGTATGACCTTCAATTGAGCTTCCTTCCATTCTTTAGCATCACAAATCACTTTAGTAGCTGTTTCTTGAGCAGAAAAATTTCGTTACTGGAAGACTTTCAGGTTTCTAAGGTGGCAAGATATCAATGTATAATTTTTCTTAAGTCTAGAACACAAATAAAGATTATTTCTTTCCCAAGATAAAGATCCTTATGCAATTATGAACTAAACATCAGTTTCCATTAGTTTAAATCATTCAAGCATGCATTTTAAGCATCAAATCTTTTTGCTATTCAAGTTAAAACATATTTAAGCATTTCATCATACACCTTCAAATCAATAAAGAACATAAAATCAAGATTGAGAGTGGTCAGTTCCAATCAAGAATTAAGAATACTTAAATAGCAAGGAAACAAGTAGATTTATCCCTTAAAACACCTTAACTCTTCACTCAGTAACTCTAATTACCCTAACTCATAGATCCAATAGGAGTCTACTCCCTAATCTTCATGATAAACCTTAAACCCATAATAGATTGAAGACAAATCATGTTAAGAAGCAAGTTAATTCAACAAACACAAAGAAATAAAATGATAAGAGACTAAAGATTGATTTTTCACCAAAATAAAAATGTGTTTAAAGAGAAGACAAGATCATTCTTAAATTTAGGCCTAAAAAGGATTTATAGAATCCTAAACTTGAACCAGGTCAATTCAACAACCATGGAATGACCCAAAAACAAATGGGTAAAAAGTCTGGTCAAAGTTCAAATGTTGACTTTTCAAAGGTTACCAGCGGCATGCTGATACCATTGCATGAGACCACTGGAGGTCCACAATGGTTTGGTTTCATATTCTAAGGCCTGCGCATAAACCACTGGAAGAGTTAGGCTCCAGTCTCTTCACGTGTTCTTGGTGGCGTCTTCGTGAAACTACTACTACCTCCCGATTCAGAACCCACACTTTTGCATCGGCCTGCTCCGCACTGCTACCACAAACCGCTCCAACACTTGAACCGTTGCTTGATTGTTGCATCCTGAGAGTCACAGCGGTTACACCAAACCTCTGCCATTAGGCCTCTGCAACACTTGAGCTCAAGTTTCTTCATGATTCCTTAGCAGCAGCTTTTTATAACCGCTGCATCAAACCTATTCAAAGTCCGCAAAACTTCATCGTCTTGAGATATCTTGTCATCATAACATTGCACTATAC
The DNA window shown above is from Brassica oleracea var. oleracea cultivar TO1000 chromosome C3, BOL, whole genome shotgun sequence and carries:
- the LOC106332644 gene encoding inactive GDSL esterase/lipase-like protein 23 → MAGKCTLASVLGLLLVLTLFQNPLTVCGQSIPAVALFTFGDSNFDAGNKQTLTQVNVAQGFWPYGKSRDDPNGKFSDGFIAPDFVATFMEIPIPIPAALKPGVNVSRGASFAVADATLLGAPVQSLTLYQQIAKFNEMKAANWNDDFIKQSLFMIYIGANDYFNFTKNNPNADASAQQAFVISVTNQLKNEISFLYASGARKLMIQTLAPLGCLPIVRQDYRTGMEQCYEPLNNLALQHNQKIGPMLNEMALNAPDFQFTVFDFYNVILRRITPQRSLGYRFLRTNVSCCGIGTHTAYGCGLPNVHSKLCSYQRSYLFFDGRHNTEKAQESFGHLMFGADPNVIQPMNIRELVTYPVGEPMREAWLPTTSATVQASDSSTSNRELY